The genomic region CACTATGACTATAGCCCTTGGTAAATTTACCAAAGACGAAAATGATTTATTTGATATTATGGATGACTGGTTACGTAGAGACCGTTTCGTTTTTGTAGGTTGGTCCGGTCTATTACTCTTTCCTTGTGCTTATTTCGCCTTAGGTGGTTGGTTCACAGGTACAACCTTTGTAACTTCATGGTATACCCATGGATTGGCCAGTTCCTATTTGGAAGGATGCAACTTCTTAACCGCCGCAGTTTCTACTCCCGCTAATAGTTTAGCACATTCTTTGTTGTTACTATGGGGTCCTGAAGCACAAGGAGATTTTACTCGTTGGTGTCAATTAGGCGGTCTGTGGACTTTTGTGGCTCTCCACGGCGCTTTCGGACTAATAGGTTTCATGTTACGTCAATTTGAACTTGCTCGATCTGTTCAATTGCGACCTTATAATGCAATCGCATTCTCTGGTCCAATTGCTGTTTTTGTTTCTGTATTCCTGATTTATCCACTAGGTCAGTCTGGTTGGTTCTTTGCGCCTAGTTTTGGTGTAGCAGCTATATTTCGCTTCATCCTTTTTTTCCAAGGGTTTCATAATTGGACATTGAACCCATTTCATATGATGGGAGTTGCCGGTGTATTGGGCGCTGCTCTCCTATGCGCTATTCATGGTGCTACCGTAGAAAATACTTTATTTGAAGATGGTGATGGTGCAAATACATTCCGTGCTTTTAACCCAACTCAAGCTGAAGAAACTTATTCAATGGTCACCGCTAATCGCTTTTGGTCCCAAATCTTTGGGGTTGCTTTTTCCAATAAACGTTGGTTACATTTCTTTATGTTATTTGTACCAGTAACCGGTTTATGGATGAGTGCTCTTGGAGTAGTCGGTCTGGCTCTGAACCTACGTGCCTATGACTTCGTTTCCCAGGAGATCCGTGCAGCGGAAGATCCTGAATTTGAAACTTTCTACACCAAAAATATTCTCTTAAACGAAGGTATTCGTGCTTGGATGGCGGCTCAAGATCAGCCTCATGAAAACCTTATATTCCCTGAGGAGGTTCTACCCCGTGGAAACGCTCTTTAATGGAACTTTAGCTTTAGCTGGTCGTGACCAAGAAACCACCGGTTTCGCTTGGTGGGCCGGGAATGCACGACTTATCAATTTATCCGGTAAACTGTTGGGGGCTCATGTAGCCCATGCCGGATTAATCGTATTCTGGGCCGGAGCAATGAACCTATTTGAAGTGGCTCATTTTGTACCAGAAAAGCCCATGTATGAACAAGGATTAATTTTACTTCCCCACTTAGCTACTCTAGGTTGGGGGGTAGGTCCGGGTGGGGAAGTTATAGACACCTTTCCATATTTTGTATCTGGAGTACTTCACTTAATTTCGTCTGCAGTATTAGGCTTTGGCGGTATTTATCATGCACTTCTGGGCCCTGAGACTCTTGAAGAATCTTTTCCATTCTTTGGTTATGTATGGAAAGATAGAAATAAAATGACCACAATTTTGGGTATTCACTTAATCTTGTTAGGTATAGGTGCTTTTCTTCTAGTATTCAAGGCTCTTTATTTTGGAGGCGTATATGATACCTGGGCTCCGGGAGGGGGAGATGTAAGAAAAATTACCAACTTGACCCTTAGCCCAAGTGTTATATTTGGTTATTTACTAAAATCTCCTTTTGGAGGAGAAGGATGGATTGTTAGTGTGGACGATTTGGAAGATATAATTGGAGGGCATGTATGGTTAGGTTCCATTTGTATACTTGGCGGAATCTGGCATATCTTAACCAAACCTTTTGCATGGGCTCGTCGAGCACTTGTATGGTCTGGGGAGGCTTACTTGTCTTATAGTTTAGCTGCTTTATCTGTTTTTGGTTTCATTGCTTGTTGCTTTGTCTGGTTCAATAATACCGCTTATCCTAGTGAATTTTACGGACCTACTGGGCCAGAAGCTTCTCAAGCTCAGGCATTTACTTTTCTAGTTAGAGACCAACGTCTTGGGGCTAACGTGGGATCCGCTCAAGGACCTACTGGTTTAGGTAAATACCTAATGCGTTCCCCGACTGGAGAAGTAATTTTTGGAGGGGAAACTATGCGTTTTTGGGATCTGCGTGCTCCTTGGTTAGAACCTCTAAGGGGTCCAAATGGATTGGACTTGAGTAGGCTGAAAAAAGATATACAGCCTTGGCAAGAACGTCGTTCCGCAGAATATATGACTCATGCTCCTTTAGGTTCTTTAAATTCTGTGGGTGGTGTCGCTACCGAGATCAATGCAGTCAATTATGTCTCTCCTAGAAGTTGGTTAGCTACCTCTCATTTTGTTCTAGGATTCTTTCTATTCGTAGGTCATTTATGGCACGCGGGAAGGGCTCGTGCAGCTGCAGCAGGATTTGAAAAGGGAATTGATCGTGATTTTGAACCTGTTCTTTCCATGACCCCCCTTAATTGAAACAGGAGTCCAATGTTTGAAGTCAGAATCAATTTGATTCCACTACCCTACATATTGGTAGGATGGGGTCATACTTCAAATAAAAAGTATTCCTTTTCCTTTCTTTTGATTTCTATCTAATCTATTTTTTTTCTGGCTCGGCTATACCACTTAGCCGAGCCATTTCCTTTTATGATACTAAAAAGCCGGGCAACTCAAATAAGGTAAGGAAAGAAATATTTTCACCGAGCAAAAGAAAAGGAGAGAGAGGGATTCGAACCCTCGATAGTTTTTTGTTACGAACTATACCGGTTTTCAAGACCGGAGCCATCAACCACTCGGCCATCTCTCCGAAAGACAATTTCTATTATATTTTTATTCCACCGATAGAACATGGCCATATGAGTTGATACCATCACTATCTAGAGAAAGGTGTTAGGTTTGAATCTATCTATATATACAGATAGATGCATGATCCATCTATGCCCTGTGAAGTAAAAAAATGACCCGCGCCTTTATGTCCGAATAAAGTAAGAATAAAGTAAAGGGGTGTAAATAAGTCATCTCGAATCAATGGATTCATTGTAAAATCCCTCTATGATATAATGCATTTTTATTACAATTTTTTTGGCTGATGATAGATAAAGGGATTAAATGGTATAATTCTTTTGTTTTGTTGGTAGAGTGGAGGATTAGAAACATGACTATTGCTTTCCAATTGGCTGTTTTTGCATTAATTGCTACTTCATTAATCTTACTGATTAGTGTACCCGTTGTATTTGCTTCTCCTGACGGTTGGTCGAGTAACAAAAATGTTGTATTTTCTGGTACATCATTATGGATTGGATTAGTCTTTCTGGTGGGTATCCTTAATTCTCTCATCTCTTGAACCTATTTGGTCCAGATCCAAAAATGAAATGACCCCTCCCGCGAATTCTTTCGGGTTGTGAGACACATTCAAATTCAATATAAGTCCTCAAAATGGAACTAAAGAAAACAAAAAAATTATGGGGGGGGGTCAAACTAACTTTCTTGAATAACAAACTTCTTTAAATTTAAATTAAGAAAATTAAAATAATAATTTAAAATATAAATAATATTGAAATTCTAATAAAAAAAAAGAAAATTTAAAATAACAACAATTTTCGTTTTTATTTTTTCCTATTTTTTATTTCTATATTTTCATTTCTTTCTATTCGAAAATGTATATATTCTTTATATAGAATATATATTTCATTTAGTATTTCAATTTATTATTTCCTATTTAATAAAATTTGGATTAGTTAATATTTTGATTACTTAATATAAATAGAATTAATTTACTTAATATAAATAGAATTAATCAATAGAATTTCTATGATTTGATAGAATTTTAAAATGGAATAGAATTCCAAATTCGAATTCTTTTGAATATGAATAAAAAAATTCAAATAAAAAAGAAAATATTCGAAATTGAATATAATTAATATTATTATTTTATTAATATAAATTGTAAATTGAATTGGAATCGCCCTGAACAGAGTATCTGGCCTAGCTAGGGATAAATATTATCCAGACACCTCGTATCAAGGTATCAAGAACGAAAAAAAAATGCGGATATAGTCGAATGGTAAAATTTCTCTTTGCCAAGGAGAAGACGCGGGTTCGATTCCCGCTATCCGCCCAGGTTAAAGTATTGTAGTTAATGGTATAAGGGATTCGATATAATTGACTGTGATAATATAGTGAATGGTTCCATCCCCCCCCCAAAAAGGGGGGTAATACTAAAAAATAGTAAGTAATTTAATTACTAGTTAATAGTTAACAGAGACAAACCCATTTTTTATCACAAAAATGTTGCGGAGACGGGATTTGAACCCGTGACCTCAAGGTTATGAGCCTTGCGAGCTACCAAGCTGCTCTACCCCGCGATGAAGATAAGAAGGAGGCCCTAATAAACAAACAAGAAAAAGGCTTGAATGGGCCCCTCTCCCATATCTGTATAAATAGAATAGCCCATTTATACAGAATGGTAAAGGGTCCCCGATGACCATAGGAAATGACGAGAAAAATGAAGGAATTTTTTAATCCTTACCAACTTGATCTTGTTGCCCCTGGCAACAAACATGCATGAACCATTTCCCGAAGTATGTGTCCGGAAAGCCCAAAGTCTCGATAGTTAGCTCTCGGTCTTCCGGTCGAAAAACAACGTCGATGAAGACGTGTAGGCGCACTATTACGCGGTGAGGATTGTAACTTTCCATGAATTTTCCATTTCTCACTCAACGACGGAACTTTGCTTATTTCTTTTTTTGAGGATCGACGAATCAAATGATATTTTTGTTCCAGTTTTTGCCTCTTCTTCTCCCTCTGAATCAAACTTTTCCTTGCCATAATGGTTCAGTTCCTATTAGTATCAATGATACAAGTCGGATCCTAGATGTAGAAATATAAGAAGGGATAGCCCCTTCTCTATCAAAAGAAATCATATTCTCATGGATACAACACATAAAGTAAAGAATTAACCAAATTTGCCTGACGTGGAGGCAATCAAGAAAGCCGCATACGTGAATATATAACCTACAGAAAAATGGGCTAATCCAACCAATCTTGCTTGTACAATGGAAAGAGCCACTGGTTTATCTCTCCATCGAATCAAATTAGCTAAAGGTGTGCGTTCATGAGCCCATGCTAAAGTTTCAATCAATTCCTGCCAATATCCACGCCAGGAAATTAAAAACATAAATCCAGTAGCCCAAACAAGATGTCCAAATAAGAACATCCACGCCCAAACTGATAAACTATTCATACCAAAGGGGTTATATCCATTGATAAGTTGTGAAGAGTTTACCCATAGATAATCTCTTAACCATCCCATCAAATAAGTGGAAGATTCATTAAACTGTGAAACGTTACCCTGCCATAATGTGATGTGTTTCCAATGCCAATAAAAAGTAACCCACCCAATGGTATTTAACATCCAGAAAACTGCCAAATAAAATGCGTCCCAAGCGGAAATATCACAAGTACCGCCTCGTCCCGGACCATCGCAAGGAAAACTATAACCGAAATCCTTTTTATCTGGCATTAACTTTGAACCACGTGCATCTAAAGCACCTTTTACTAAGATCAATGTAGTTGTATGTAAACCTAGAGCAATCGCATGATGAACCAAGAAGTCTCCAGGACCAATTGTTAAGAATAGTGAATTACTATTCTCATTAATAGCATTTAACCAGCCGGGCAACCATATGCTTTGACCTGCATTAAATGCTGGGCTATTCGTTGAAGATAAAAGCACATCGAACCCATATGAAGTTTTACCATGAGCAGATTGTATCCATTGGGCAAATATAGGTTCGATTAAGATTTGTTTCTCCGGAGTACCAAAAGCAAGCATGACATCATTATGAACATAAAGCCCCAAAGTGTGGAACCCCAGAAAGAGGCTGGCCCAACTTAAATGGGATATGATAGCTTCTTTATGGTCTAACATTCTTGCCAATACATTATCCTCATTCTGTTCCGGATTGTAATCTCTAATGAAAAATATAGCCCCATGAGCAAAAGCCCCTGTCATGATGAATCCTGCGATGTATTGGTGATGAGTATATAACGCAGCTTGAGTAGTAAAGTCTTGTGCTATGAACGCATAAGCAGGTAAAGAGTACATGTGTTGAGCTACCAAGGAAGTAATAACACCTAAAGAGGCTAGAGCAAGGCCTAATTGAAAATGAATCGAATTATTGATTGTGTCATAAAGACCTTTATGTCCACGCCCCAATCGTCCCCCCGGAGGAGTATGTGCTTCTAAAAGATCTTTTATACTGTGCCCAATCCCGAAGTTAGTTCTATACATATGACCAGCAACGAGAAAAATAAATGCAATAGCCAAATGATGATGAGCAATATCAGTCAACCATAAACTTTGCGTTTGTGGATGGAATCCCCCTAGAAGGGTTAGAATGGCAGTTCCTGATCCTTGGGAGGTACCAAATAAATGACTATTTGAATCGGGGTTTTGGGCATAAAGATTCCACTGACCTGTAAAAAGTGGTCCTAACCCTTCGGGATGCGGTAATACATCTAAAAAATTATTCCATCGAACGTATTCCCCCCTGGATCCAGGAATAGCGACATGTACTAAATGCCCTGTCCAAGCCAAAGAACTTACACCGAATAGTCCTGACAAATGATGATTGAGACGAGATTCGGCATTTTTGAACCACGAAACGCTCGGTTTCCATTTCGGTTGTAGGTGTAACCAACCTGCTATTAAGGATATGGCAGAAAGAAATAATAGAAAAAGGGCTCCCGTATAAAGATCTTCATTAGTACGTAAACCAATTGTATACCACCACTGATAAACACCAGAATAAGCGATATTCACTGGGCCAAGAGCACCCCCTCGAGTAAAAGCTTCCACGGCCGGTTGACCAAAATGAGGATCCCAAATTGCATGAGCAATAGGTCTTACATGTAAGGGGTCCTGTACCCATGCCTCAAAATTTCCTTGCCAAGCTACATGAAACAGATTTCCGGAAGTCCATAGAAAAATTATTGCTAATTGCCCGAAGTGAGAAGCAAAAATATTCTGATAAAGACGTTCCTCAGTAATATCATCATGACTCTCAAAGTCATGCGCGGTCGCAATACCAAACCAAATACGACGAGTAGTGGGGTCCTGAGCTAAGCCTTGGCTAAACCTTGGAAATCTTAATGCCATAATGCCTTTCAAATCCTCCTAGCCATTATCCTACTGCAATAATTCTTGCTAAGAAGAACGCCCATGTTGTGGCAATTCCACCCAGAAGGTAATGGGTTACTCCTACAGCACGTCCTTGTACAATGCTCAAGGCTCTAGGCTGAGTAGCAGGAGCAACTTTTAATTTATTATGAGCCCAAACGATGGATTCAATAAGTTCTTGCCAATAACCACGCCCGCTGAATAGAAACATTAAACTAAAAGCCCATACAAAATGAGCACCTAGGAAAAAAAGGCCATATGCAGATAATGAAGAACCATAAGACTGAATTACTTGGGATGCCTGTGCCCATAAGAAATCGCGGAGCCACCCATTAATAGTGATGGAACTCTGCGCAAAGTTTCCTCCCGTGATATGAGTTACCACTCCTTGATCACTTATACTACCCCAAACATCTGACTGCAT from Eucalyptus grandis chloroplast, complete genome harbors:
- the psbD gene encoding photosystem II protein D2, with translation MTIALGKFTKDENDLFDIMDDWLRRDRFVFVGWSGLLLFPCAYFALGGWFTGTTFVTSWYTHGLASSYLEGCNFLTAAVSTPANSLAHSLLLLWGPEAQGDFTRWCQLGGLWTFVALHGAFGLIGFMLRQFELARSVQLRPYNAIAFSGPIAVFVSVFLIYPLGQSGWFFAPSFGVAAIFRFILFFQGFHNWTLNPFHMMGVAGVLGAALLCAIHGATVENTLFEDGDGANTFRAFNPTQAEETYSMVTANRFWSQIFGVAFSNKRWLHFFMLFVPVTGLWMSALGVVGLALNLRAYDFVSQEIRAAEDPEFETFYTKNILLNEGIRAWMAAQDQPHENLIFPEEVLPRGNAL
- the psbC gene encoding photosystem II CP43 chlorophyll apoprotein, whose translation is MKTLYSLRRFYPVETLFNGTLALAGRDQETTGFAWWAGNARLINLSGKLLGAHVAHAGLIVFWAGAMNLFEVAHFVPEKPMYEQGLILLPHLATLGWGVGPGGEVIDTFPYFVSGVLHLISSAVLGFGGIYHALLGPETLEESFPFFGYVWKDRNKMTTILGIHLILLGIGAFLLVFKALYFGGVYDTWAPGGGDVRKITNLTLSPSVIFGYLLKSPFGGEGWIVSVDDLEDIIGGHVWLGSICILGGIWHILTKPFAWARRALVWSGEAYLSYSLAALSVFGFIACCFVWFNNTAYPSEFYGPTGPEASQAQAFTFLVRDQRLGANVGSAQGPTGLGKYLMRSPTGEVIFGGETMRFWDLRAPWLEPLRGPNGLDLSRLKKDIQPWQERRSAEYMTHAPLGSLNSVGGVATEINAVNYVSPRSWLATSHFVLGFFLFVGHLWHAGRARAAAAGFEKGIDRDFEPVLSMTPLN
- the psbZ gene encoding PsbZ; this encodes MTIAFQLAVFALIATSLILLISVPVVFASPDGWSSNKNVVFSGTSLWIGLVFLVGILNSLIS
- the rps14 gene encoding ribosomal protein S14; its protein translation is MARKSLIQREKKRQKLEQKYHLIRRSSKKEISKVPSLSEKWKIHGKLQSSPRNSAPTRLHRRCFSTGRPRANYRDFGLSGHILREMVHACLLPGATRSSW
- the psaB gene encoding photosystem I P700 apoprotein A2; translated protein: MALRFPRFSQGLAQDPTTRRIWFGIATAHDFESHDDITEERLYQNIFASHFGQLAIIFLWTSGNLFHVAWQGNFEAWVQDPLHVRPIAHAIWDPHFGQPAVEAFTRGGALGPVNIAYSGVYQWWYTIGLRTNEDLYTGALFLLFLSAISLIAGWLHLQPKWKPSVSWFKNAESRLNHHLSGLFGVSSLAWTGHLVHVAIPGSRGEYVRWNNFLDVLPHPEGLGPLFTGQWNLYAQNPDSNSHLFGTSQGSGTAILTLLGGFHPQTQSLWLTDIAHHHLAIAFIFLVAGHMYRTNFGIGHSIKDLLEAHTPPGGRLGRGHKGLYDTINNSIHFQLGLALASLGVITSLVAQHMYSLPAYAFIAQDFTTQAALYTHHQYIAGFIMTGAFAHGAIFFIRDYNPEQNEDNVLARMLDHKEAIISHLSWASLFLGFHTLGLYVHNDVMLAFGTPEKQILIEPIFAQWIQSAHGKTSYGFDVLLSSTNSPAFNAGQSIWLPGWLNAINENSNSLFLTIGPGDFLVHHAIALGLHTTTLILVKGALDARGSKLMPDKKDFGYSFPCDGPGRGGTCDISAWDAFYLAVFWMLNTIGWVTFYWHWKHITLWQGNVSQFNESSTYLMGWLRDYLWVNSSQLINGYNPFGMNSLSVWAWMFLFGHLVWATGFMFLISWRGYWQELIETLAWAHERTPLANLIRWRDKPVALSIVQARLVGLAHFSVGYIFTYAAFLIASTSGKFG